One Rhizobium tropici CIAT 899 genomic window carries:
- a CDS encoding carboxymuconolactone decarboxylase family protein produces MGDAYVDAALGKATDFTWPMQQLVTEYCWNEIWNRPGLDRRARSILNLGMISVLNRPHELKGHVRGAINNGLTKEEIQEIFLQVAIYAGVPAGIDSFRNAQEVFNEMGI; encoded by the coding sequence ATGGGCGATGCCTATGTCGACGCAGCACTCGGTAAGGCGACCGACTTCACCTGGCCTATGCAGCAGCTCGTCACTGAGTATTGCTGGAACGAGATCTGGAATCGACCAGGCCTCGACAGGCGCGCGCGGTCCATTCTGAACCTTGGCATGATCTCTGTCCTCAATCGTCCGCATGAGCTCAAGGGCCACGTGCGCGGCGCGATCAACAACGGCCTCACCAAGGAGGAAATCCAGGAGATTTTCCTGCAGGTCGCGATCTACGCCGGCGTACCGGCGGGCATCGACAGCTTCCGAAACGCCCAGGAGGTCTTCAACGAAATGGGCATCTGA
- a CDS encoding alpha/beta fold hydrolase, which yields MTRHDPITGRYVYLTIEGIEYRVYYEEAGEGIPLLVGHTAGSDGRQYRHTLCDEDVTKNFRVIAFDLPYHGKSLPPHGVRWWEKEYNMTKKFMMDFQLELSKALGLDRPVYMGSSMGGHLAIDLASNYPDNFRATISVEGALRSAAEYVDVGMAGIRKEFDNPNVNRTSIGAAMMLNISPYSPEANVREIQWEYSCGGPGVFAGDLYYYYYDHNVSPEEASKIDTSKCMLYFLTGEYDPNTSPADTKIAADLVKGSKFWTMEKLGHFPVTEDYTEFRKYLLPILEEIRQASATRAKVA from the coding sequence ATGACCAGGCATGATCCAATCACGGGCCGTTACGTCTACCTGACGATCGAAGGCATCGAATATCGCGTCTATTACGAGGAAGCCGGAGAGGGCATTCCCTTGCTTGTCGGTCACACGGCGGGCTCCGACGGCCGCCAGTACCGCCACACGCTCTGCGACGAAGACGTGACCAAGAACTTCCGCGTTATCGCGTTCGACTTGCCCTATCACGGGAAGTCTCTTCCTCCACACGGCGTTCGCTGGTGGGAGAAAGAGTACAACATGACCAAGAAGTTCATGATGGATTTCCAACTGGAACTCTCTAAAGCTCTTGGTCTGGACCGCCCCGTTTATATGGGTAGCTCGATGGGCGGACATCTTGCTATCGATCTGGCGTCGAATTACCCCGACAACTTCCGTGCTACTATCTCCGTCGAAGGGGCACTGCGCTCGGCTGCCGAATATGTCGATGTCGGCATGGCAGGCATTAGGAAAGAATTCGACAACCCAAACGTGAACCGCACCTCCATCGGCGCGGCCATGATGCTCAATATCTCGCCCTACTCACCAGAAGCCAATGTCCGCGAAATCCAGTGGGAATATAGCTGCGGCGGTCCGGGCGTCTTCGCAGGTGACCTCTATTACTACTACTACGACCACAATGTCTCACCCGAAGAGGCGAGCAAGATCGATACGTCGAAGTGCATGCTGTACTTCCTGACGGGCGAATACGATCCGAATACCTCCCCGGCCGACACCAAGATCGCCGCCGATCTCGTCAAGGGCAGCAAGTTCTGGACGATGGAGAAGCTCGGTCATTTCCCGGTCACCGAAGACTACACCGAGTTCAGAAAATACCTGCTGCCGATCCTCGAGGAAATCCGGCAGGCATCCGCAACCAGGGCGAAAGTCGCCTGA
- a CDS encoding ABC transporter substrate-binding protein, translated as MRRSLTGTMGALIAVSALTTTAWADGVDQLPANEKKIYEVVDPQVPLGASAYKDFKPKKGPPWKIGYASSYAGNTWRAAALDAVMNDLLPRSKKAGLVSEVVVTQSDLKDAVQIQQMRQMVDDGVDAIIICCSNVTALNQTIEYAYKAGVPVFSFSGYVTSPYAINGAANHAQGGGEMAIWLADKIGKKGNVLLVSGIPGFASSDSFDKAAKDALAKYPDIKIVGEVAGKWTDQVAQVEVQKFLATNPIQIDGILTQGAQENGVLNAMLQSGRDMVPITLGGEASAACYWRKNPEWIDAGFHIWPPRREMQQMWEIMLRTLEGQGPKVQSFLRPVLPFTIDDVRAAIPEDCDLNSTDFVEPKADGWFPSAIADQYFERPADPWKPVAQ; from the coding sequence ATGAGACGGAGTTTAACCGGAACCATGGGGGCGCTGATCGCGGTCAGCGCCCTGACGACCACGGCCTGGGCTGACGGCGTCGACCAGCTCCCCGCCAACGAGAAGAAAATCTACGAGGTCGTCGACCCGCAGGTTCCGCTCGGAGCGAGTGCCTACAAGGACTTCAAACCGAAGAAGGGACCGCCTTGGAAGATCGGCTACGCCAGTAGCTATGCCGGCAATACGTGGCGCGCAGCGGCCCTCGATGCCGTCATGAATGACCTCTTGCCGCGCTCCAAAAAAGCGGGGCTCGTATCTGAAGTCGTGGTCACTCAGTCCGACCTCAAGGACGCCGTCCAGATTCAGCAGATGCGCCAGATGGTTGATGATGGTGTTGATGCCATCATCATCTGCTGCTCGAACGTCACCGCTCTCAATCAGACGATCGAGTACGCCTATAAGGCAGGCGTTCCTGTCTTCTCGTTTTCGGGATACGTGACGTCGCCTTACGCGATCAACGGCGCTGCCAATCACGCGCAGGGCGGCGGCGAGATGGCGATCTGGCTCGCAGACAAGATCGGCAAGAAAGGCAACGTGCTTCTCGTGTCGGGCATCCCTGGCTTCGCCTCATCCGACAGCTTCGACAAGGCCGCCAAAGACGCGCTGGCAAAGTATCCCGACATCAAGATTGTCGGCGAAGTGGCTGGCAAGTGGACCGACCAGGTAGCACAGGTCGAGGTGCAGAAATTTTTGGCGACGAACCCCATCCAGATTGACGGTATTCTGACACAGGGCGCGCAGGAGAACGGCGTGTTGAACGCCATGCTCCAGTCGGGCCGCGACATGGTGCCTATTACGCTAGGCGGCGAGGCTTCGGCGGCATGTTACTGGCGCAAGAATCCGGAATGGATCGATGCCGGCTTCCATATCTGGCCGCCGCGCCGCGAGATGCAGCAGATGTGGGAGATCATGCTTCGCACGCTCGAAGGGCAGGGGCCAAAGGTGCAGTCCTTCCTGCGCCCAGTCCTGCCGTTCACAATCGATGACGTTCGCGCTGCGATCCCCGAGGATTGCGATTTGAACTCGACTGATTTCGTCGAACCTAAGGCGGACGGATGGTTCCCAAGTGCGATTGCCGACCAGTACTTCGAGCGTCCTGCCGATCCCTGGAAGCCGGTAGCCCAGTAA
- a CDS encoding sugar ABC transporter ATP-binding protein, translating to MGSEITVRMIDVAKAFGETRALKKCDFEARAGEVHAIVGENGSGKSTMAKIMSGVLHPDAGKVTILGEKVASPVDAKRVGLTTIFQEVLVADEASVFENLYVGRDGVFRSQSTGDRRTEAAEIVARLVGKSVDLDQLAGSLPLSIKQWIVIARAILRKPQVLILDESSAALDLDSTLRLHAEIDRLRAEGATILIVTHRIAELVRIADRATILRDGITVGTLGKDEITEENLLSMMTPADRRASDATEYASRKKALSAPLILTATGLAAHRSARLFDFDLPKGSIVGVAGLDGQGQDAFIRALAGIIQPFGGEVKVRSVDTDKMVPLRSLDDAANLGVSYVSGDRKREGIFPQQSIFENLAIGVYRKKLGPLGVIRKPTLKPMFKREVDRLRIKIGSPSNRITSLSGGNQQKVLIGRAFANDPQVILLNDPARGVDLGTKRDLYRELRLFAEKGGSVIYLSTEIEEFIGFADRVDVFFGGTLFRSLTGEEIAEAPILAAMFGKARDASVDFDLERTA from the coding sequence ATGGGCAGCGAGATAACAGTCAGAATGATAGATGTCGCCAAGGCGTTCGGGGAGACGAGGGCACTCAAGAAGTGCGACTTCGAGGCCCGCGCCGGAGAGGTGCACGCCATTGTCGGCGAGAACGGCAGCGGCAAGAGCACGATGGCCAAGATCATGTCGGGCGTTTTGCACCCGGACGCTGGCAAAGTCACGATCCTGGGTGAAAAGGTTGCCTCGCCCGTCGACGCCAAGCGGGTCGGCCTGACCACCATCTTCCAGGAAGTACTGGTTGCCGACGAGGCCAGCGTGTTCGAGAACCTCTATGTCGGTCGTGACGGTGTCTTTCGTTCGCAGTCGACCGGCGATCGGCGGACAGAAGCGGCTGAAATCGTGGCGCGGCTCGTCGGAAAATCCGTAGACCTCGATCAACTGGCAGGCAGCCTCCCACTCAGCATCAAACAGTGGATCGTCATCGCCCGGGCTATCCTTCGCAAGCCGCAGGTGCTGATTCTCGACGAATCTTCGGCCGCGCTCGACCTCGACTCGACCCTCCGGCTCCATGCGGAAATCGACCGCCTTCGTGCCGAGGGCGCGACGATCCTCATCGTCACCCACCGGATCGCGGAACTCGTGCGTATCGCCGACCGTGCGACGATCCTGCGTGATGGGATAACTGTCGGTACGCTCGGAAAGGACGAGATCACCGAGGAAAACCTGCTGTCCATGATGACGCCGGCAGATCGGCGCGCCAGCGATGCGACAGAATACGCCTCCCGAAAGAAGGCGCTCTCGGCCCCTCTAATACTAACTGCGACTGGTCTCGCCGCGCACCGGTCGGCGCGCCTGTTCGATTTCGACCTTCCCAAGGGGAGCATCGTCGGCGTGGCCGGGCTTGATGGGCAGGGGCAGGACGCTTTTATCCGCGCCTTGGCCGGCATCATCCAGCCGTTCGGTGGCGAGGTGAAGGTCCGCTCGGTGGATACGGACAAGATGGTCCCGCTGCGATCGCTCGACGATGCTGCAAACCTCGGTGTTTCCTACGTCTCCGGGGACCGCAAGCGCGAGGGTATTTTCCCGCAACAAAGCATCTTCGAAAACCTCGCCATCGGTGTCTACAGGAAGAAGCTCGGCCCCCTGGGTGTGATCCGCAAGCCCACGCTGAAACCGATGTTCAAGCGCGAAGTGGATCGTCTGCGCATCAAGATCGGCAGCCCGTCGAACAGGATCACCTCACTGTCGGGTGGCAACCAACAGAAGGTGCTCATCGGGCGCGCCTTCGCAAACGATCCCCAAGTCATCCTCCTGAATGACCCCGCCCGCGGCGTCGATCTCGGCACCAAGCGCGACCTCTACCGCGAACTCCGCCTGTTTGCTGAAAAAGGCGGCAGTGTCATCTACCTGTCGACTGAGATCGAGGAGTTCATCGGGTTTGCCGATCGCGTCGACGTGTTCTTCGGGGGAACGTTGTTTCGATCCCTGACCGGCGAGGAAATCGCCGAGGCACCAATCCTCGCCGCTATGTTCGGGAAAGCCCGGGACGCTTCCGTTGATTTCGATCTGGAAAGGACCGCATGA
- a CDS encoding ABC transporter permease, whose translation MMSATAFRQVTQDRSLYVPAGLFLVLLCAVAFRGQGLFTNNGLAGAILVATPLILTALAITPIVMAGRGAVDLSVGPLMGFVNVTLITWLVGNGITHPVAIIAWAVGLGAAFQLVQALVIIYVRVAPIIVTLSGFLVLSGVNLMVMSRPGGVAPDWMLSWGAGTSVFSPVLLLLLGAFAIWGVLRGTMFYRNLRMTGADERMAYTSGVQVDVVRIIAHMVGGVFAGLAALSYTALISSGDPTQGSTYTLQAVTALVLGGASLSGGRGGALGSTLGAINMFLISYLLSTFNFGTVSGFVTQMAFGLILVGSLLVNVFVISRRTVA comes from the coding sequence ATGATGTCTGCAACCGCTTTCCGTCAAGTCACGCAGGACCGCTCGCTGTACGTTCCGGCCGGGCTTTTCCTTGTCCTCCTTTGCGCCGTCGCCTTCCGTGGCCAAGGTCTGTTCACGAACAATGGTCTGGCCGGAGCCATTCTGGTTGCAACGCCGCTGATCCTCACCGCGCTCGCGATAACACCGATCGTCATGGCGGGCCGCGGAGCCGTGGACCTTTCCGTCGGACCGCTGATGGGCTTCGTCAACGTCACGCTCATTACGTGGCTGGTCGGCAACGGCATCACGCACCCTGTGGCCATCATTGCCTGGGCGGTGGGATTGGGAGCGGCGTTCCAGTTGGTGCAAGCGCTCGTGATCATCTACGTGCGCGTCGCGCCCATCATCGTCACGCTCTCCGGTTTCCTCGTTCTGTCGGGCGTCAACCTGATGGTCATGTCGCGTCCCGGCGGTGTCGCTCCAGACTGGATGCTAAGCTGGGGCGCGGGAACGAGCGTATTTTCGCCTGTCCTGTTGCTTCTGCTCGGCGCTTTCGCAATCTGGGGCGTCCTGAGGGGCACGATGTTTTACCGCAACCTGCGGATGACAGGCGCTGACGAGCGGATGGCCTATACCAGCGGTGTGCAGGTCGACGTCGTGCGCATCATCGCCCATATGGTCGGCGGCGTTTTTGCTGGGCTCGCCGCATTGAGCTACACCGCGCTGATCTCATCCGGCGACCCGACCCAGGGCAGCACCTACACGCTGCAAGCGGTCACGGCGCTGGTCCTTGGCGGCGCCAGTCTCTCCGGGGGGCGCGGCGGTGCGCTCGGCTCGACGCTCGGCGCGATCAACATGTTCCTCATCTCGTATCTTCTGTCCACTTTCAACTTCGGTACGGTTTCGGGCTTCGTTACGCAAATGGCCTTTGGCCTGATCCTCGTTGGATCACTTCTCGTGAACGTCTTCGTCATCAGCCGCCGCACTGTCGCGTGA
- a CDS encoding ABC transporter permease — translation MISTVLNTEIGAARGASPLRKHKSISIGFCLLACLLILGALLVPGFVSPQNARSILLLAAFLGLASVGQTLCALVGALDLSIPYIIGGANILLPSLMVAGLPAPVAMIVVLVLGTLVGACNGALSFRLQGQALIMSLGLGFAAVGAVQIYTSLGSQFGGTVFAPVPGWLRNLSAFNGKFFGLPFPPVIVIWAFIAVALGWIMHNTWFGRSLYAVGGSRTAAARLGISEFKIWTVIHSVSGAMSALTGMLLLGFSGGGFVGVGDPYLFTTVAAVVIGGTSLLGGAGGYGATVLGVLVLTVLTSLLVGLGLSFPAQQAVVGLLIVPMVAIYARSPHIRNQI, via the coding sequence ATGATCTCCACTGTCTTGAACACAGAAATCGGCGCGGCCCGTGGCGCCAGCCCTTTGCGCAAGCACAAGAGTATTTCGATCGGCTTTTGTCTCCTTGCATGTCTGCTCATTCTTGGAGCGCTGCTCGTGCCGGGCTTCGTGTCGCCGCAGAACGCGCGATCGATCCTCCTGCTCGCCGCCTTCCTGGGGCTGGCGTCTGTCGGGCAGACGCTCTGCGCGCTCGTTGGAGCGCTGGATCTTTCCATCCCATACATCATCGGTGGCGCCAATATCCTGCTTCCAAGCCTCATGGTGGCGGGTCTTCCGGCGCCCGTCGCCATGATCGTCGTGCTCGTCCTTGGCACTTTGGTCGGGGCTTGCAACGGCGCCCTCAGCTTCCGGCTGCAGGGTCAGGCGCTGATCATGTCGCTCGGCCTGGGTTTCGCGGCCGTCGGGGCGGTCCAGATCTACACCTCGCTCGGATCGCAGTTCGGCGGTACCGTCTTTGCGCCCGTCCCCGGATGGCTTCGCAACCTTTCGGCGTTCAACGGCAAGTTCTTCGGTCTGCCGTTTCCACCGGTTATCGTCATATGGGCTTTCATCGCCGTCGCCCTGGGCTGGATAATGCACAACACCTGGTTTGGCCGGAGCCTCTATGCTGTTGGCGGGAGCCGCACGGCCGCCGCCCGCCTCGGAATCTCGGAATTCAAGATCTGGACAGTGATCCACAGCGTCAGCGGGGCGATGTCGGCACTCACCGGAATGCTGCTCCTCGGTTTCTCCGGCGGCGGTTTCGTCGGGGTCGGTGATCCCTATCTGTTCACCACCGTGGCGGCGGTCGTTATCGGCGGAACATCTCTTCTAGGTGGTGCCGGCGGGTATGGAGCGACGGTCCTCGGCGTCCTCGTGCTTACTGTCCTGACCTCGCTTCTCGTCGGCCTGGGGCTCAGTTTCCCGGCACAACAGGCCGTCGTAGGGCTGCTGATCGTCCCCATGGTCGCGATCTACGCCCGCTCACCACACATCCGTAATCAAATTTGA
- a CDS encoding NAD-dependent succinate-semialdehyde dehydrogenase: MAISTALLDRLKDPSLVREEMLVGGDWRKEGASGKTIQVHNPSTGDVIASLPSAGLQDVREAIDVAKLAQKKWAARSGKERAGVMRKFFDLVTANTEDLAIILTSEMGKPLAEARGEIAYGASYIEWFGEEAKRVYGDTIPGHQADKRLIVIKQPVGVVAAIAPWNFPSAMVCRKIAPALASGCAIIFKPAAETPLSALALAILAERAGIPGGLFSVLPTDNARMFGEEVCSNPVVKKLTFTGSTEVGRILMAQGAQKIMKLSLELGGNAPFIVFDDADLDEAVEGAMLSKFRNAGQTCVCANRLYVQSGVYDRFIEKLAARVSALKVLDGFEDGATIGPLINEDAVAKLYSHIDDAVGKGAKVVVGGARDERGGTFVQPTLLSEATKEMKVAREETFAPLAPVFRFETTDEVIELANDTEFGLAAYFYANDLRNVWKVTEALEYGMVGVNTGLISTEVAPFGGVKQSGFGREGSKYGMDDFLSMKYVCMGGIQS, encoded by the coding sequence ATGGCTATCTCCACCGCTCTACTGGATCGCCTGAAAGACCCCTCCCTGGTACGCGAGGAAATGCTGGTAGGAGGCGACTGGCGAAAAGAGGGCGCGAGCGGCAAGACGATCCAGGTCCACAATCCCTCGACTGGGGACGTGATTGCGAGCCTCCCGAGCGCAGGACTCCAGGACGTCCGCGAAGCCATCGACGTCGCCAAACTCGCCCAGAAAAAGTGGGCCGCACGATCGGGCAAGGAACGTGCCGGCGTCATGCGGAAGTTCTTCGACCTCGTCACGGCCAACACCGAGGACCTCGCGATCATCCTGACGTCCGAGATGGGCAAGCCTCTGGCCGAGGCACGCGGCGAGATCGCCTACGGCGCTTCCTACATTGAATGGTTCGGGGAAGAAGCCAAGCGTGTTTACGGGGACACCATTCCGGGGCATCAGGCCGACAAGCGCCTAATAGTCATCAAACAGCCCGTCGGCGTGGTGGCGGCCATCGCGCCCTGGAACTTTCCTTCCGCCATGGTCTGCCGCAAGATCGCCCCGGCGCTGGCATCCGGCTGCGCCATCATCTTCAAGCCGGCCGCCGAAACCCCATTGTCGGCCCTTGCTCTTGCCATCCTCGCTGAGCGTGCGGGAATACCCGGCGGCCTGTTCAGCGTCCTGCCGACAGACAACGCCCGGATGTTCGGTGAAGAAGTCTGCTCGAACCCCGTCGTCAAGAAGCTGACCTTCACAGGGTCTACCGAGGTCGGGCGCATCCTGATGGCGCAGGGCGCACAAAAGATCATGAAGCTCAGCCTCGAACTCGGCGGCAACGCTCCCTTCATCGTCTTCGACGATGCCGACCTCGACGAGGCCGTGGAAGGAGCGATGCTGTCCAAGTTCCGCAATGCCGGCCAGACCTGCGTTTGCGCCAACCGTCTCTACGTCCAGAGCGGGGTTTACGACCGCTTCATTGAAAAACTGGCGGCGCGGGTTTCCGCGCTCAAGGTCCTTGACGGGTTCGAGGATGGAGCCACCATCGGTCCGCTGATCAACGAGGATGCAGTAGCGAAGCTCTACAGCCACATCGATGACGCTGTCGGTAAGGGTGCGAAGGTCGTTGTCGGCGGCGCAAGGGACGAGCGTGGTGGCACCTTCGTCCAGCCGACGCTTCTCTCGGAAGCCACAAAGGAAATGAAGGTCGCACGAGAGGAGACCTTTGCGCCGCTCGCCCCGGTCTTCAGGTTCGAAACGACAGACGAGGTCATTGAACTGGCCAACGACACCGAGTTCGGTCTCGCTGCCTACTTCTACGCCAACGACCTTCGAAATGTCTGGAAGGTTACGGAGGCCCTGGAGTACGGGATGGTCGGCGTCAACACCGGCCTGATCTCGACGGAGGTCGCACCGTTCGGCGGCGTCAAGCAGTCGGGGTTCGGCCGCGAGGGCTCAAAATACGGCATGGATGACTTCCTTTCGATGAAATACGTCTGCATGGGCGGCATACAGTCGTAG
- a CDS encoding NAD(P)-dependent alcohol dehydrogenase translates to MKEAYAAISREKAKPLVLECIGIDQPRPDEILVRIVASGVCHTDMVVRDQGYDVPQPVVLGHEGSGVVEVVGADVKGLSPGDHVALSYAYCGKCEKCRGGTPYYCEDFFGRNFRGTRPDGSCPLHDSHGTQISGCFFEQSSFATYAIASERNAVKVSKDVPLELMGPLGCGLQTGAGAVLNCLKPQPGSSIAVFGAGAVGMAAVMAAKIAGCSTIIVIDLNDERLELAIELGATHIINARNGDSVKAIREIIPEGADFSLECTSSPKVFRQAVDCLGTPGTCGLVGSSALGTEGIVDIGNFLFGRTLVGVVEGQSIPSKFIPQLIEYWQQGRFPFDKLVQFYDLNKINEAMADSESGKVIKPILRMKH, encoded by the coding sequence ATGAAAGAAGCATACGCTGCAATTTCGCGCGAAAAGGCAAAGCCTCTTGTTCTGGAGTGCATCGGGATCGATCAACCTCGCCCCGACGAAATCCTCGTCCGGATCGTGGCGAGCGGTGTCTGCCACACCGACATGGTTGTTCGCGACCAAGGATATGACGTACCGCAGCCCGTGGTTCTCGGCCATGAAGGCTCCGGCGTCGTGGAAGTGGTCGGGGCCGATGTAAAAGGGCTTTCGCCCGGTGACCACGTGGCTCTAAGCTACGCATATTGCGGGAAATGCGAAAAGTGCCGGGGAGGCACGCCTTATTATTGTGAAGACTTTTTCGGCAGAAATTTCCGTGGCACCCGGCCGGATGGCAGTTGCCCGCTACATGATTCACACGGTACCCAGATCAGCGGGTGCTTCTTCGAGCAGTCTTCTTTCGCCACCTACGCCATCGCCAGCGAGCGCAATGCGGTCAAGGTTTCCAAAGATGTTCCGCTCGAACTCATGGGACCGCTGGGCTGCGGGCTGCAAACGGGCGCCGGAGCGGTTCTCAACTGCCTCAAGCCCCAACCGGGATCTTCCATTGCAGTGTTCGGCGCGGGTGCGGTCGGCATGGCAGCCGTAATGGCGGCGAAGATCGCCGGATGCTCGACCATCATCGTGATCGACCTTAACGATGAACGTCTCGAACTGGCGATTGAACTGGGTGCAACCCACATCATAAACGCCCGCAATGGGGATAGCGTCAAGGCAATCAGGGAAATCATTCCCGAAGGCGCAGACTTCAGTCTCGAATGCACGAGCTCGCCGAAGGTGTTTCGCCAAGCGGTCGATTGCCTCGGCACCCCAGGAACCTGTGGACTGGTCGGATCGTCCGCGCTCGGAACGGAAGGGATCGTCGATATCGGCAACTTTCTGTTCGGCCGTACGCTCGTCGGTGTGGTCGAAGGCCAGAGCATTCCCTCCAAATTCATACCCCAGCTCATCGAATACTGGCAGCAGGGACGGTTCCCGTTCGACAAGCTCGTCCAGTTCTACGATCTCAACAAGATCAACGAGGCAATGGCCGATTCCGAGAGCGGCAAGGTCATCAAGCCAATCCTGCGCATGAAGCACTAA
- a CDS encoding ABC transporter substrate-binding protein — protein sequence MKRRTFLQTGSALIAAGAFGIPGILRADDTIALLPDTWPSEGENPVVEAGKFAKAGPWKIGHSHYGLAGSTHTYQTAFEAEYEISRNKARVADYQFRSADLNASKQVADIEDLIAQKVDAIIIAPLTTGSAVEGIRKAKAAGIPTVVYLGRVDTEDFTVQVQGDDFYFGRVMAQFLVDKLGNKGKVWVLRGVAGHPIDADRYAGAMEVFSKSGLQITSTQHGSWSYEDSKKIAESLYLSDPDVAGVWTDGANMSLGVLDALQEAGASTIPPITGEALNGWMRRWNDEKLSSIGPICPPALSTAALRASFALLEGKPIQRNWTNRPKPIVDENLAQFYRSDLTDAYWAPTEMPNEKLLEYFKA from the coding sequence ATGAAAAGACGTACATTCCTGCAGACGGGCAGTGCCTTGATTGCAGCGGGCGCGTTCGGAATACCGGGCATCCTGCGGGCAGACGATACTATCGCCCTGCTGCCCGACACTTGGCCGTCCGAAGGGGAAAACCCCGTCGTCGAAGCTGGTAAGTTCGCCAAGGCAGGTCCCTGGAAGATCGGTCACAGCCACTATGGCCTGGCCGGTTCAACGCACACCTATCAGACCGCGTTCGAAGCCGAATACGAGATTAGCAGGAACAAGGCCCGTGTCGCAGACTATCAATTCCGAAGCGCCGACCTCAACGCCTCAAAACAGGTCGCCGACATCGAAGATCTGATCGCACAAAAAGTCGATGCAATCATCATTGCGCCGCTTACAACAGGCTCGGCCGTGGAAGGCATCAGGAAGGCAAAGGCCGCCGGCATTCCGACGGTCGTCTATCTCGGTCGCGTCGACACCGAGGATTTCACGGTGCAGGTCCAGGGCGACGACTTCTACTTCGGTCGGGTGATGGCTCAGTTCCTGGTCGACAAACTAGGCAACAAGGGAAAAGTGTGGGTGCTGCGCGGCGTCGCCGGGCATCCGATCGATGCTGATCGTTACGCCGGGGCGATGGAAGTCTTCAGCAAGTCCGGTCTCCAAATCACCTCAACCCAGCACGGCAGCTGGTCCTACGAGGACTCAAAGAAGATCGCCGAAAGCCTCTATCTCTCTGATCCCGATGTCGCCGGGGTCTGGACTGACGGCGCAAATATGTCGCTCGGGGTCCTGGACGCGCTGCAGGAAGCCGGGGCTTCCACCATTCCACCGATCACGGGAGAAGCCCTGAACGGATGGATGCGTCGTTGGAATGATGAAAAGCTCTCTTCGATCGGGCCCATTTGCCCTCCGGCTCTTTCGACGGCAGCCCTGCGTGCGTCCTTCGCGCTTCTCGAAGGCAAGCCGATCCAGCGCAACTGGACCAACCGGCCCAAGCCGATCGTCGACGAAAATCTTGCACAGTTTTACCGCTCCGATCTCACGGACGCTTACTGGGCCCCGACAGAAATGCCGAATGAGAAGCTCCTCGAGTACTTCAAGGCCTGA